Proteins encoded by one window of Acidipropionibacterium virtanenii:
- a CDS encoding DUF7691 family protein, with amino-acid sequence MGEFRLHAISIDEVRDIFGADDALADRLRECARAKFSVPAPRRRGLWSRLVPLTRTDPDAPVLPPGFPTPGDVEDLLAGRYAPPERLSRCWRVLDLWLCELSWGTTSLSLGPDEIDDLEFVLARAGLPSELSLRRLLSGDPQIPLRPAPDMRTGYARSAHVAATHEALSAVAARVDEQHTAMVEQLVDFLAQFCEWSAEAPGAGRPAPDLLVVWHANPTTLA; translated from the coding sequence ATGGGTGAGTTCCGACTTCACGCCATCTCGATCGACGAAGTTCGAGACATCTTCGGGGCCGATGATGCGCTGGCAGACAGGCTGCGCGAGTGCGCGCGGGCGAAGTTCAGCGTGCCCGCTCCCCGGCGGCGAGGGCTGTGGTCGCGTCTGGTACCCCTCACCCGCACCGACCCCGACGCCCCCGTCCTGCCTCCGGGATTCCCGACCCCCGGCGACGTCGAGGATCTGCTGGCCGGCCGGTATGCGCCCCCCGAGCGGCTGTCGCGGTGCTGGCGGGTGCTCGATCTGTGGTTGTGCGAACTGTCCTGGGGCACCACGAGTCTGAGTCTGGGCCCCGACGAGATCGACGATCTCGAGTTCGTTCTGGCGCGTGCCGGGCTGCCGTCCGAGCTGTCGTTGCGCAGGCTCCTGTCGGGTGACCCGCAGATCCCGCTCCGGCCGGCCCCCGACATGCGCACCGGCTACGCCAGATCAGCGCATGTGGCCGCCACCCATGAGGCGCTGTCCGCGGTGGCCGCCCGGGTCGACGAGCAGCACACCGCAATGGTGGAGCAACTCGTCGACTTCCTGGCGCAGTTCTGCGAGTGGAGCGCGGAGGCGCCGGGGGCCGGTCGCCCGGCCCCCGACCTGCTGGTCGTCTGGCACGCGAATCCCACGACCTTGGCCTGA
- a CDS encoding NCS2 family permease, which yields MAYILALNPLIIGTAADKNGKLLNGAPKFLDAAGKTLNETAIDQNKMMVLAATALIAGIMTILMGVWGRFPLGIAAGLGINSLLAYSVAPTMTWPQAMGLVVWEGVLIFLFVVTGVREMIFRAVPRSLRAAIGVGIGMFVAFVGLVDSGVIRAGSGTPVQLGIAGSLEGWPIAVCVLGFLLVAILYMRKVRGSMLIAIAAVSVLAVIIEAVAKIGPHVGDDNPTGWALNVPRLPSASSFTWPDLSLIGKVDLVGGFLKDGHFNLATFLSVLLIVFSLMLADFFDTMGTVVAIGSQAGLNDAQGNPPHLKEILMVDSLAAVAGGLGSASSATGFVESTAGVGEGARTGLASVTTGVAFLVAMFISPIITMIPSEAAAPVLVFVGFLMMAQVREIDWNDIAEGVPAFLAIVFMPFAYSITVGIGAGFIVYCITKLAVGKARLVHPILWVVSALFVIYFAQGLLLGLL from the coding sequence ATGGCCTACATTCTCGCTCTCAACCCGCTGATCATCGGTACGGCCGCCGACAAGAACGGCAAGCTTCTCAACGGCGCACCCAAGTTTCTGGACGCCGCCGGCAAGACCCTCAACGAGACCGCGATCGATCAGAACAAGATGATGGTCCTGGCCGCCACCGCCCTGATCGCAGGGATCATGACGATCCTGATGGGTGTGTGGGGCCGGTTCCCCCTCGGTATCGCCGCGGGTCTGGGCATCAACTCCCTGCTGGCCTACTCGGTCGCGCCCACCATGACCTGGCCCCAGGCCATGGGACTGGTCGTCTGGGAGGGCGTCCTCATCTTCCTCTTCGTCGTCACCGGCGTCCGCGAGATGATCTTCCGGGCGGTGCCTCGCTCCCTGCGAGCCGCGATCGGCGTCGGCATCGGCATGTTCGTGGCCTTCGTCGGGCTCGTTGATTCCGGCGTCATCCGGGCCGGCTCCGGAACACCGGTCCAGCTGGGCATCGCGGGCTCCCTGGAGGGCTGGCCCATCGCCGTGTGCGTGCTCGGCTTCCTGCTGGTCGCCATCCTGTACATGCGCAAGGTGCGCGGCAGCATGCTCATCGCCATCGCGGCGGTCTCGGTGCTCGCGGTGATCATCGAGGCCGTCGCCAAGATCGGCCCCCATGTCGGCGACGACAACCCGACCGGCTGGGCCCTCAACGTGCCCCGCCTGCCGTCCGCCTCGAGCTTCACCTGGCCCGACCTGTCGCTGATCGGGAAGGTGGATCTGGTCGGCGGTTTCCTCAAGGACGGCCACTTCAACCTGGCCACCTTCCTCAGCGTCCTGCTGATCGTCTTCTCCCTGATGCTCGCCGACTTCTTCGACACCATGGGCACCGTGGTGGCGATCGGCTCCCAGGCCGGCCTCAATGACGCCCAGGGGAATCCGCCCCACCTCAAGGAGATCCTCATGGTGGACTCCCTGGCGGCCGTGGCCGGTGGCCTGGGTTCGGCCTCCTCGGCCACCGGGTTCGTGGAGTCGACGGCCGGCGTCGGCGAGGGCGCCCGGACCGGCCTGGCCTCGGTCACCACCGGCGTGGCCTTCCTGGTGGCCATGTTCATCTCCCCGATCATCACGATGATCCCCTCGGAGGCCGCCGCCCCGGTGCTCGTCTTCGTCGGATTCCTCATGATGGCCCAGGTGAGGGAGATCGACTGGAACGACATCGCCGAGGGGGTGCCGGCCTTCCTCGCGATCGTGTTCATGCCTTTCGCCTACTCCATCACCGTGGGCATCGGCGCGGGCTTCATCGTGTACTGCATCACGAAGCTGGCGGTCGGCAAGGCGCGGCTCGTCCACCCGATCCTGTGGGTGGTCTCGGCCCTGTTCGTCATCTACTTCGCTCAGGGCCTCCTGCTGGGGTTGCTCTGA
- a CDS encoding DUF2530 domain-containing protein, which translates to MDSNDDQDDATGPAQERSHGLVQATVPPLDEDGLTGAIIGTAAFLVAFVACWIKLDALRAAGYGDWLWICLTGAVLGIVGVLYIRRRRRKLGAES; encoded by the coding sequence ATGGACTCCAACGACGACCAGGACGATGCGACGGGACCCGCGCAGGAGCGTTCGCACGGTCTGGTCCAGGCGACCGTCCCGCCGCTGGATGAGGACGGCCTGACCGGCGCGATCATCGGCACCGCGGCCTTCCTGGTGGCCTTCGTGGCCTGCTGGATCAAGCTCGACGCGCTGCGCGCCGCGGGCTACGGGGACTGGTTGTGGATCTGCCTGACGGGAGCGGTGCTCGGCATCGTCGGCGTCCTGTACATCCGCAGACGCCGTCGCAAGCTGGGGGCGGAGAGCTGA
- a CDS encoding vWA domain-containing protein, with protein sequence MRRTWLAAVVAASVLLAGCSSFGGTSAAPASGSAQTSGPGRASAPVAAASPTPQKPGNYVLIMDASGSMRKTDVGTGTRMTAAQAAASTFVGSLPKGSRVGLVTYGDKTLEEAPKSAGCTDVTTAVPLGADMAGVTAAAKALKPVGWTPIGKALQTAAAQAKGRPLNVVLITDGEDTCAPPDPCDTAASLVGSDVGLTISAIGLKTSSDQLTCVATKGKGYFVTASNSNQLARRLEALRDPAAAARTLSPSGVRSITPGQLADDIRKAHPDFPAVSSGTQVRVVWGGCTWVFSAKGVLLSIELGDAGSTIDGLAVGDAASALSVLGTAVSTSTTSGVETRIYPADERLGLGWKVQIKDGRIITVVLCTCLTGTCPPSADQVRKAAGEPESTRIGKVDCVADGTWAITAGTFGPMKNAGWLILQKTGPSWTLASRITSTAGCSRISADAPLAELRAHMPGMCDLAWGPAIIKQAPITMNGIGDLRLGADGSDLEQRGLATATDGQCDANYITVTRLDGSVAGDFRGSRLTGLWVRDTAMKTTAGAHVGMSVSEVQRLYAGKLRSSTHQGDMSPIKTLVYTYGGRILEFSYSDSGTGADTSSVNGIYVSFSDIPFKHGC encoded by the coding sequence ATGAGACGTACATGGTTGGCCGCCGTCGTCGCCGCGTCGGTTCTGCTGGCAGGATGCTCCTCCTTCGGCGGGACGTCGGCGGCCCCGGCCAGCGGTTCCGCGCAGACGTCGGGGCCGGGGCGGGCATCCGCCCCGGTCGCGGCAGCGAGCCCGACGCCGCAGAAGCCCGGCAACTACGTGCTCATCATGGATGCCTCGGGTTCGATGCGGAAGACGGACGTCGGGACGGGGACCAGGATGACGGCCGCCCAGGCGGCGGCCTCGACGTTCGTCGGCTCCCTGCCGAAGGGATCCCGGGTCGGTCTGGTGACCTACGGCGACAAGACTCTGGAGGAGGCTCCGAAGTCCGCGGGCTGCACGGATGTGACGACGGCGGTGCCGCTGGGCGCGGACATGGCCGGCGTCACTGCGGCCGCGAAGGCTCTGAAACCGGTCGGCTGGACGCCGATCGGCAAGGCCCTGCAGACAGCCGCCGCACAGGCTAAGGGCCGGCCCCTCAATGTCGTGCTCATCACCGACGGCGAGGACACCTGCGCACCACCGGACCCCTGCGACACGGCGGCATCCCTGGTCGGGAGTGACGTCGGGCTCACCATCTCCGCCATCGGCCTCAAGACCTCCTCCGACCAGCTGACCTGCGTCGCCACCAAGGGAAAGGGCTACTTCGTCACCGCCAGCAACTCCAACCAGCTGGCCAGGCGTCTGGAAGCCCTGCGCGATCCGGCCGCGGCGGCGAGGACACTGTCGCCCTCGGGGGTGCGGTCGATCACCCCGGGGCAGCTGGCGGACGACATCCGCAAGGCCCACCCGGACTTCCCCGCGGTCTCCTCCGGCACCCAGGTCAGGGTGGTGTGGGGCGGCTGCACCTGGGTCTTCAGTGCCAAGGGGGTGCTGTTGTCGATCGAGCTGGGTGATGCCGGATCGACGATCGACGGCCTGGCGGTGGGGGATGCCGCCTCGGCCCTGTCGGTGCTGGGGACGGCTGTCTCCACGTCGACCACCAGTGGCGTGGAGACCCGGATCTACCCTGCCGACGAGAGACTCGGCCTGGGGTGGAAGGTGCAGATCAAGGACGGGAGGATCATCACGGTCGTGCTGTGTACCTGCCTCACCGGCACCTGCCCGCCCTCGGCCGATCAGGTGCGGAAGGCGGCAGGAGAGCCGGAAAGCACCAGAATTGGCAAGGTCGATTGTGTGGCCGATGGCACGTGGGCCATCACCGCAGGGACGTTCGGACCGATGAAGAACGCTGGCTGGCTGATCCTCCAGAAGACTGGGCCGTCATGGACACTGGCCTCCCGGATCACCAGTACTGCTGGATGCAGCCGGATCTCCGCCGATGCCCCCCTTGCCGAGCTGAGGGCCCACATGCCCGGAATGTGCGACCTCGCATGGGGGCCGGCGATCATCAAACAGGCTCCCATCACCATGAACGGCATCGGCGACCTCAGACTCGGGGCGGACGGCTCAGACCTCGAGCAGCGCGGGCTGGCCACGGCCACTGACGGGCAGTGCGATGCGAACTACATCACGGTGACCAGGCTGGATGGGAGCGTCGCCGGTGATTTCAGAGGCTCTCGGCTGACCGGCTTGTGGGTCCGTGACACGGCGATGAAGACCACGGCAGGGGCGCATGTCGGGATGAGCGTCTCAGAGGTGCAGAGGTTGTACGCGGGCAAGCTGCGTTCGAGCACCCATCAGGGCGACATGTCACCGATCAAGACGCTCGTGTACACCTACGGAGGCAGGATCCTGGAGTTCAGCTACTCCGACTCCGGCACAGGAGCCGATACGTCCAGCGTCAACGGCATCTACGTGAGTTTCAGCGACATACCGTTCAAGCACGGCTGCTGA
- a CDS encoding DUF3027 domain-containing protein, translated as MPDLFAEKTTEKASAPVRRRAPARPKPDPTIAKAVDQARAAAEFQAGDFGVGEYLGAVPEGDRVLTHLFDCPHPGYRGWRWAVTMARALRGRTVSVDEVVLVPGDDAMLAPAWVPWSERLEGGDITPGALLPTPDNDPRLEPGYSGGELAADEDPAEWSAARAVASELGLGRERVLSREGRDQAAERWLEGSSGPGDSFTKHAPGQCQTCGYFVRLSGGLGRLFGACTNEYSPFDGKIVEIEHGCGGHSDVAEKNRGIELPEPVYDTISVDSSLFD; from the coding sequence ATGCCTGATCTGTTTGCCGAGAAGACCACCGAAAAGGCGAGCGCGCCGGTACGCCGGCGCGCTCCCGCCAGGCCGAAGCCGGATCCCACCATCGCGAAAGCGGTGGATCAGGCCCGGGCGGCGGCCGAGTTCCAGGCCGGTGACTTCGGTGTGGGCGAGTACCTCGGCGCGGTGCCGGAGGGTGATCGGGTGCTGACCCACCTCTTCGACTGCCCTCACCCCGGATACCGGGGCTGGAGATGGGCCGTGACGATGGCGCGCGCCCTGCGCGGCCGCACGGTCAGCGTCGACGAGGTCGTGCTGGTTCCCGGTGACGACGCCATGCTGGCCCCCGCCTGGGTGCCGTGGAGCGAGCGCCTGGAGGGCGGCGACATCACCCCCGGCGCCCTGCTGCCGACCCCGGACAACGATCCCCGGCTGGAGCCGGGTTACTCCGGCGGTGAGCTGGCGGCCGACGAGGACCCCGCCGAGTGGTCGGCCGCCCGCGCGGTGGCCTCCGAACTGGGTCTGGGCCGTGAGCGTGTGCTGTCGCGGGAGGGGCGCGATCAGGCCGCGGAGCGGTGGCTCGAGGGATCGTCGGGCCCTGGCGACTCCTTCACCAAGCACGCCCCGGGGCAGTGCCAGACCTGCGGTTACTTCGTCCGGCTGTCGGGCGGCCTGGGGCGGCTCTTCGGAGCCTGCACCAATGAGTACTCGCCCTTCGACGGCAAGATCGTCGAGATCGAGCACGGCTGCGGCGGGCATTCCGACGTCGCGGAGAAGAATCGCGGCATCGAGCTTCCCGAGCCGGTCTACGACACGATCTCGGTGGACTCGTCGCTGTTCGACTGA
- a CDS encoding cold-shock protein — MPTGKVRFYDAAKGFGFLTKDGGGDVYVNASALPSGTAALKPGQKVEFGVVEGRRGEQALSLRLLEAPPPLSKASRKKPDQMAVICEDLIKMLDRMGNGYRHGHHPDPRTSSKVAKMLRAVADELEL, encoded by the coding sequence ATGCCAACCGGGAAGGTGCGTTTCTACGACGCCGCCAAGGGGTTCGGTTTCCTGACCAAGGACGGCGGGGGAGATGTCTACGTCAACGCCTCCGCGCTGCCGAGCGGCACCGCCGCCCTGAAACCCGGCCAGAAGGTCGAGTTCGGTGTGGTGGAGGGACGTCGTGGCGAACAGGCGCTGTCGCTGCGGCTGCTCGAGGCTCCTCCCCCCCTGTCCAAGGCGTCGCGGAAGAAGCCCGATCAGATGGCTGTCATCTGCGAGGACCTCATCAAGATGCTCGACCGGATGGGGAACGGGTACCGTCACGGTCACCACCCCGATCCTCGGACCTCCTCGAAGGTCGCCAAGATGTTGAGGGCTGTCGCCGACGAGCTGGAGTTGTGA
- the nagB gene encoding glucosamine-6-phosphate deaminase → MEVIICQDAGEAGRRAARRIAAVLSRTDEPVLGVATGSTPLPTYRALAELVDAGDLDTSRVTAFALDEYVGMPVDDERSYADTIRRTVTEPLGLDPASVHVPDGMAENLVAGCQAYEDAIREAGGVDVQILGIGGNGHIGFNEPTSSFASRTRLKTLAPRTRQDNKRYFAEGERVPTHCVTQGLGTIMDARHVLLLANGEKKAEAVAAAVEGPVSSMCPASVLQHHPHAVVILDEAAASRLRLADYYRYIWDNKPEEYLEF, encoded by the coding sequence ATGGAGGTCATCATCTGCCAGGACGCCGGCGAGGCCGGTCGCAGGGCTGCGCGCCGGATTGCCGCAGTCCTGTCGAGGACCGACGAACCGGTGCTCGGAGTAGCGACCGGAAGTACCCCGCTGCCGACCTACCGCGCCCTGGCCGAGCTTGTCGACGCAGGTGATCTGGACACCTCCCGGGTCACCGCCTTCGCTCTTGACGAATATGTCGGGATGCCCGTCGACGATGAGCGGAGCTATGCCGACACGATCCGGCGCACAGTGACCGAACCGCTCGGTCTGGATCCCGCCTCGGTACACGTCCCCGACGGAATGGCCGAGAACCTGGTGGCCGGCTGCCAGGCCTACGAGGACGCGATCCGCGAGGCCGGCGGCGTCGACGTCCAGATTCTCGGAATCGGCGGCAACGGCCACATCGGGTTCAATGAGCCCACCTCCTCCTTCGCCTCGCGGACCCGGCTCAAGACCCTGGCGCCCCGCACCCGCCAGGACAACAAGAGATACTTCGCCGAGGGCGAGCGGGTCCCCACCCACTGCGTCACCCAGGGACTCGGCACGATCATGGATGCGCGCCACGTCCTGCTGTTGGCCAACGGCGAGAAGAAGGCCGAGGCCGTAGCCGCGGCCGTGGAGGGGCCGGTCAGCTCGATGTGCCCGGCTTCGGTCCTCCAGCACCATCCCCATGCCGTCGTGATCCTCGACGAGGCGGCGGCGTCCAGGCTGCGGCTGGCCGACTACTACCGATACATCTGGGACAACAAGCCGGAGGAGTACCTGGAGTTCTGA
- a CDS encoding helicase-associated domain-containing protein codes for MTSTTTLASVIRSMDTDQMTRLLDLRPDLANPAPRSLAELAERASTQASARAALDRLNAWQYQVVVAIAALGDVTTDDLADGLLRPGDSTAPSRADLDAALDHLLDLALVLEDEDRVHLVGAAASILGPAPAGLAPASTAPLSEDEIRRHLAEAGPKAGTVLQRLLWSPTGHLPHARRAVAAATAESPVDLALAHRLLHPVDDETVVLPREVALVLRHGALFREPARPQAPDWPGPVAPARSDSAALGTALEAVSAMSALLEAVETIVPARLASGGMAKRDATRALSRVARGDTGWLYLALAVAAGLIAADGRGWLPTTTADHWRESSLWDQWRSLRTAWTLLPQTPGAVTNSLDAPAPATARAWRQQVLAELATAAPGTPVTVDTVIARLAWRHPTWPVEEARAELTAVVDECAMVGLTALGARSSLVEAEDDPGMPERQESVILQSDLTAVAPGPLTPPVAAELALLAERESTGVAGVRRFTAASLRRGLDAGWTGDRVRAWWAEHSISGVPQGLEVLLADVVRDHGRVSVATAASVLEVDDPSLVETLLRSPGAADLGLRRISPSVLICQAEPDTVLTILHRLGLSPVARDSHGDVFNTPAPPRTRASEPMPEVSGPDAKTVAESLSAQPGFTDSRRVLALLHRAQAAGDWVEVTWVRDDGTSVTETVRVMALAKGAMRCVRRGGGGVVLIPVPRVRSAREVGSPGSQEPAS; via the coding sequence ATGACGTCGACCACGACTCTTGCATCGGTCATCCGATCGATGGACACCGATCAGATGACCCGGCTCCTCGACCTGCGCCCGGATCTGGCGAACCCGGCTCCCAGATCGCTGGCCGAACTCGCCGAGCGCGCCTCCACCCAGGCCTCGGCGCGGGCCGCCCTGGACAGGCTGAACGCCTGGCAGTACCAGGTCGTGGTGGCGATCGCCGCTCTGGGCGACGTCACCACCGACGATCTGGCCGACGGCCTGCTGCGTCCCGGGGACTCCACGGCACCGTCCCGGGCAGACCTCGACGCGGCCCTCGACCACCTCCTCGACCTGGCGCTGGTGCTGGAGGACGAGGACCGCGTCCACCTGGTCGGGGCCGCCGCCAGCATCCTGGGGCCGGCTCCGGCGGGCCTGGCCCCGGCGTCGACCGCCCCCCTGTCCGAGGACGAGATCCGACGTCATCTGGCCGAGGCGGGCCCGAAGGCCGGCACCGTCCTCCAGCGCCTGCTGTGGTCCCCCACCGGGCATCTTCCCCATGCCCGCAGGGCGGTCGCCGCGGCCACCGCGGAGTCTCCCGTCGATCTGGCTCTGGCCCACCGCCTGCTCCATCCGGTCGACGACGAGACCGTCGTCCTGCCCCGCGAGGTGGCTCTGGTGCTGCGTCACGGCGCGCTGTTCCGCGAGCCCGCCCGGCCACAGGCGCCGGACTGGCCGGGGCCCGTCGCCCCCGCGAGGTCGGACTCGGCCGCCCTGGGCACCGCTCTGGAGGCCGTCAGCGCGATGTCGGCGCTTCTGGAGGCGGTCGAGACGATCGTCCCCGCCCGGCTCGCCTCCGGGGGGATGGCCAAACGCGACGCCACCCGGGCCCTGTCCAGGGTGGCCAGGGGAGACACAGGCTGGCTGTACCTGGCGCTGGCCGTGGCGGCCGGGCTCATCGCCGCGGACGGTCGTGGCTGGCTGCCGACCACCACGGCCGACCACTGGCGCGAGAGCTCCCTGTGGGACCAGTGGAGATCCCTGCGCACGGCCTGGACCCTGCTGCCGCAGACCCCCGGGGCGGTGACCAACAGTCTCGACGCCCCCGCCCCGGCCACCGCCAGGGCATGGCGTCAGCAGGTGCTGGCCGAACTGGCGACCGCCGCCCCGGGAACCCCGGTCACAGTCGACACGGTGATCGCCAGGCTGGCGTGGCGTCATCCCACCTGGCCTGTCGAGGAGGCGCGCGCCGAGCTGACCGCCGTGGTGGACGAGTGCGCGATGGTCGGGCTCACCGCGCTGGGCGCGCGCAGCAGCCTGGTCGAGGCCGAGGACGATCCGGGGATGCCCGAGCGCCAGGAATCGGTGATCCTCCAGTCGGATCTCACCGCGGTGGCGCCCGGGCCGCTCACTCCCCCGGTCGCCGCCGAGCTGGCGCTGCTCGCCGAGCGCGAGTCCACCGGGGTGGCCGGCGTGCGTCGATTCACCGCCGCCAGCCTGCGACGCGGCCTGGACGCCGGCTGGACGGGCGACCGGGTGCGCGCCTGGTGGGCCGAGCACTCGATCTCGGGGGTGCCGCAGGGGCTGGAGGTGCTGCTGGCCGACGTCGTGCGCGATCACGGCCGGGTGTCGGTGGCGACCGCGGCCAGCGTCCTCGAGGTGGACGACCCCAGCCTGGTCGAGACCCTGCTGCGCAGCCCCGGGGCCGCCGATCTCGGACTGCGCAGGATCTCCCCGTCGGTGCTCATCTGCCAGGCCGAACCGGACACCGTCCTGACGATCCTGCACAGGCTGGGGCTCAGCCCGGTGGCCCGCGACTCCCACGGCGATGTCTTCAACACCCCCGCCCCACCCCGGACGCGGGCCTCCGAGCCGATGCCGGAGGTGAGCGGCCCGGATGCGAAGACGGTGGCCGAATCGCTCTCGGCCCAGCCCGGATTCACCGACTCCCGCCGGGTGCTGGCGCTGCTCCACCGCGCCCAGGCGGCCGGCGACTGGGTGGAGGTCACCTGGGTGCGCGACGACGGCACGAGCGTCACCGAGACCGTCCGGGTGATGGCGCTGGCCAAGGGCGCGATGAGATGCGTACGGCGAGGAGGGGGCGGCGTCGTCCTCATCCCGGTGCCCCGGGTGCGCTCGGCCCGCGAGGTCGGTTCCCCCGGCTCCCAGGAACCGGCCTCCTGA
- a CDS encoding DNA repair helicase XPB: MPQTPGPLIVQSDRTLLLEVDHPLADECRHAIAPFAELERAPEHIHTYRLTPLGLWNAIAAGHDAEQVVDVLMRYSRYPVASSLLVDVTETMGRYGRVRIEKHPTQGLVLVSTDKAVLTEVLRSKSVRGLVGDQIDEETAVVHPSQRGTLKQALLKLGWPAEDLAGYVDGEHHDIELREEGWALRPYQRVAAESFWDGGSGVVVLPCGAGKTMVGATAMSLAQCTTLILVTNTVSARQWKDELVRRTSLTADEIGEYSGSRKEVRPVTIATYQVITTKRHGVHPHLELFEARDWGLVIYDEVHLLPAPVFRMTADLQARRRLGLTATLVREDGHEEDVFTLIGPKRYDAPWKEIEAQGWIAPADCVEVRVNPTEDERMACALAEPDVRYRMASTLASKNSVVRDLVERHRGQPTLVIGQYVDQLEELADELGCEIITGATTSLRRQKIYQQFRDGEISLLVVSKVANFSIDLPSAEVAIQVSGAFGSRQEEAQRLGRLLRPKDGLVARFYAVVSRDTVDADFAAHRQRFLAEQGYSYRIVDGGELDRINEG; the protein is encoded by the coding sequence ATGCCTCAGACTCCCGGACCCCTCATTGTTCAGTCCGACCGCACTCTCCTGCTCGAGGTCGACCACCCGCTGGCCGATGAGTGCCGTCATGCCATCGCGCCCTTCGCAGAACTCGAACGCGCTCCCGAGCACATCCACACCTACCGGCTGACCCCTCTGGGACTGTGGAACGCGATAGCCGCCGGCCATGACGCCGAACAGGTGGTCGACGTCCTGATGCGCTACTCGCGCTACCCGGTGGCCTCCTCGCTGCTGGTCGACGTCACCGAGACGATGGGCCGCTACGGCCGGGTGCGGATCGAGAAGCACCCCACTCAGGGGCTGGTGCTGGTCTCCACCGACAAGGCGGTGCTCACCGAGGTGCTGCGCTCCAAGTCGGTGCGCGGCCTGGTCGGCGACCAGATCGACGAGGAGACCGCGGTCGTCCACCCGTCTCAGCGGGGCACCCTGAAGCAGGCCCTCCTGAAGCTCGGCTGGCCGGCCGAGGACCTGGCGGGGTATGTCGACGGCGAGCATCACGACATCGAGTTGCGCGAGGAGGGCTGGGCGCTGCGCCCCTACCAGAGGGTCGCGGCCGAGTCCTTCTGGGACGGTGGCTCGGGGGTCGTCGTGCTTCCCTGCGGGGCCGGCAAGACGATGGTCGGCGCGACGGCGATGTCGCTGGCGCAGTGCACCACCCTGATCCTGGTGACCAACACCGTCTCGGCGCGCCAGTGGAAGGACGAGCTGGTGCGCCGGACCTCCCTGACCGCCGACGAGATCGGCGAGTACTCGGGATCGCGCAAGGAGGTGCGCCCGGTCACCATCGCCACCTACCAGGTGATCACCACCAAGAGGCACGGCGTCCACCCCCATCTGGAGCTCTTCGAGGCCCGCGACTGGGGACTGGTGATCTACGACGAGGTGCATCTGCTGCCGGCCCCGGTGTTCCGGATGACCGCGGACCTGCAGGCCCGCCGGCGTCTGGGGCTGACCGCCACCCTGGTGCGCGAGGACGGCCACGAGGAGGACGTCTTCACCCTCATCGGACCCAAGCGCTACGACGCCCCGTGGAAGGAGATCGAGGCCCAGGGCTGGATCGCACCGGCCGACTGCGTCGAGGTGCGGGTCAACCCCACCGAGGACGAGCGGATGGCCTGCGCGCTGGCCGAGCCCGACGTCCGCTACCGGATGGCCTCCACCCTGGCCTCCAAGAACTCCGTGGTGCGCGATCTGGTGGAGCGCCACCGCGGACAGCCCACCCTGGTGATCGGACAGTACGTCGACCAGTTGGAGGAACTCGCCGACGAGCTGGGCTGCGAGATCATCACGGGGGCGACGACGTCGCTGAGACGCCAGAAGATCTACCAGCAGTTCCGCGACGGCGAGATCAGTCTGCTCGTGGTGAGCAAGGTGGCCAACTTCTCGATCGACCTGCCCAGCGCCGAGGTGGCCATCCAGGTGTCGGGAGCGTTCGGTTCGCGCCAGGAGGAGGCCCAGCGGCTGGGCCGGCTGCTGCGCCCAAAGGACGGCCTGGTGGCACGGTTCTACGCGGTGGTCTCCCGCGACACCGTCGACGCCGACTTCGCCGCCCACCGGCAGCGCTTCCTCGCCGAGCAGGGGTACTCCTACCGGATCGTCGACGGCGGGGAGCTGGACCGGATCAACGAGGGCTGA
- a CDS encoding copper homeostasis protein CutC has protein sequence MALLEVICRHEHDARRAAEGGADRIELLGSLTDGGMSPEPAVVARAVSAVDIPVRPMVRLREGFSTDGGELSRLRGLIESYLDTGAEGVVMGFLNADTEVDVDVMRLLAGTPPCRWTFHRAIDATLRPRNAWATIMQLPGVDQVLTAGSSRGVEHGLDELISMARSSLRAAELMMAGGGLAPEHVPWLMRAGVRAFHIGRPARPLGSYKAWVDVGLVHSWRTLLDSLD, from the coding sequence ATGGCACTGCTGGAGGTGATCTGCCGCCACGAGCACGATGCCCGGAGAGCCGCCGAAGGAGGGGCCGACCGGATAGAACTGCTGGGCTCGTTGACCGACGGCGGGATGTCGCCCGAGCCCGCTGTTGTGGCCAGGGCCGTCTCGGCCGTCGACATCCCGGTGCGACCGATGGTGCGGTTGCGCGAGGGGTTCAGCACCGACGGTGGAGAGCTCAGCAGGCTGCGCGGTCTCATCGAGAGCTACCTGGACACCGGCGCCGAGGGCGTCGTGATGGGATTCCTGAACGCCGACACGGAGGTTGACGTCGACGTCATGAGGCTGTTGGCCGGCACCCCGCCCTGCCGGTGGACCTTCCACCGCGCCATCGACGCCACCCTGCGTCCGCGCAACGCCTGGGCCACGATCATGCAGCTGCCCGGGGTCGACCAGGTGCTCACCGCCGGCTCCTCCCGCGGCGTGGAGCACGGCCTGGACGAGCTCATCTCCATGGCCCGCTCGAGCCTCAGGGCCGCCGAGCTCATGATGGCCGGCGGCGGCCTGGCTCCCGAGCACGTCCCCTGGCTCATGAGAGCGGGTGTGCGGGCCTTCCACATCGGCCGGCCGGCCCGTCCTCTCGGCTCCTACAAGGCCTGGGTCGACGTCGGCCTGGTGCATTCCTGGCGCACTCTCCTGGACTCGCTGGACTGA